The proteins below come from a single Synechococcus sp. WH 8101 genomic window:
- a CDS encoding asparaginase, translating to MALPAGFGSGGASVAGPSPLEVRLRRGGCVESVHRVHAVVCDQRGRILMRAGRPDHETFIRSALKPFQALPLLSSGAAEQFDCGEKGVAIACASHAGTPTHAREAFRLLWNADLEVSQLQCPVPIGASSPLEHNCSGKHAAFLATCRKMAWPTESYLQGDHPVQREVHRRVAELLGLPAAELVAARDDCGAPTLRLQLAQMALLYAHLGASTQAELEQISRAMLAHPELVAGEGRFDTELMQRAHGQVLSKGGAEGIQCLSRIGEGLGVAIKVEDGSRRAKQAVALHLLRQLDWLTPSGLQELEEQVLILNPGVSLEVEGALRFQEG from the coding sequence ATGGCATTGCCTGCAGGCTTTGGGAGTGGTGGTGCGTCGGTGGCTGGCCCAAGCCCGCTGGAGGTGCGCCTCCGGCGGGGCGGTTGTGTGGAGTCGGTGCACCGCGTGCATGCGGTGGTGTGCGATCAGCGGGGCCGGATCCTGATGCGGGCTGGACGCCCCGATCACGAAACCTTCATCCGGTCTGCCCTCAAACCCTTCCAGGCCCTACCGCTGCTCAGCAGTGGTGCGGCCGAGCAGTTCGATTGCGGCGAGAAGGGGGTGGCGATCGCCTGTGCCTCCCACGCCGGCACGCCCACCCATGCCCGCGAGGCCTTTCGGCTGCTGTGGAATGCCGATCTGGAGGTGTCGCAGCTGCAGTGTCCTGTTCCGATAGGGGCGAGTAGCCCGCTGGAACACAACTGTTCCGGCAAGCACGCGGCCTTCCTGGCCACCTGCCGCAAGATGGCCTGGCCAACCGAGAGCTACCTGCAGGGAGATCATCCTGTGCAGCGGGAGGTGCATCGGCGTGTGGCCGAGTTACTCGGTTTGCCCGCTGCGGAATTGGTGGCCGCCCGCGATGACTGCGGCGCTCCGACGCTGCGCTTGCAGCTGGCTCAGATGGCGCTGCTTTATGCCCACCTCGGTGCTTCCACCCAGGCGGAACTGGAGCAGATCAGCCGAGCGATGCTCGCCCACCCGGAGCTGGTGGCGGGAGAGGGTCGCTTTGACACCGAACTGATGCAACGGGCCCACGGTCAGGTGTTGAGCAAAGGGGGAGCGGAAGGCATCCAGTGCCTGAGCCGAATTGGCGAAGGCCTCGGTGTGGCGATCAAGGTGGAAGACGGCTCCAGGCGTGCCAAGCAAGCGGTGGCCCTGCATCTGCTGCGCCAACTCGACTGGTTGACCCCTTCGGGGCTGCAGGAGCTCGAGGAGCAGGTGCTGATCCTCAATCCCGGTGTGAGCCTGGAGGTGGAGGGGGCGCTTCGTTTCCAGGAGGGCTGA
- the rsfS gene encoding ribosome silencing factor produces MESVQLAELAADACDDRKATDIELIRVDAVSSLADWLVIAGGQSDVQVRAIARSVHDRLEAEAGRLPLRKEGLNEGRWALLDYGELIVHILQPGERGYYDLEAFWSHGERRPFVASATTPES; encoded by the coding sequence CTGGAGAGTGTTCAACTGGCGGAACTCGCCGCTGATGCCTGCGACGATCGCAAAGCCACAGACATCGAGCTGATCCGGGTCGATGCCGTCTCGAGCCTGGCAGACTGGCTTGTGATCGCTGGCGGACAGAGTGATGTGCAGGTGCGGGCGATCGCCCGTTCCGTGCATGATCGCCTCGAAGCGGAGGCCGGCCGGCTGCCGCTGCGCAAGGAGGGCCTCAACGAAGGGCGCTGGGCCTTGCTCGATTACGGCGAGTTGATCGTGCACATCCTCCAGCCCGGTGAGCGGGGCTATTACGACCTGGAGGCGTTCTGGAGTCACGGTGAGCGCCGACCTTTCGTAGCGTCGGCAACGACACCGGAGTCCTGA
- a CDS encoding CGLD27 family protein — MAATPCPVPPDQRPQEEFEQLCRSWFFAWPTRVPQGLDRALLVSWLVFLPITVLVASGSWTLRHDPPRLLAAGAVAALVLPMLLLVRQWLGWSYVHKRLLSEMVEYEESGWYDGQVWEKPLAWRERDLLMARHEVRPILGRLARSMAWTTGLLLVGASLCQAL, encoded by the coding sequence ATGGCTGCCACTCCTTGCCCTGTTCCGCCGGATCAACGCCCCCAGGAGGAGTTTGAGCAGCTGTGCCGCTCCTGGTTCTTCGCCTGGCCCACCCGGGTGCCCCAGGGGCTGGACCGGGCCCTGCTGGTGAGTTGGTTGGTGTTTCTGCCGATCACCGTGCTCGTGGCCAGCGGCAGCTGGACCCTCCGCCATGACCCGCCACGTCTTTTGGCGGCAGGTGCAGTGGCGGCCCTGGTGTTGCCCATGCTGCTGCTTGTGCGCCAGTGGCTGGGTTGGAGCTACGTGCACAAGCGCCTGCTCTCAGAGATGGTGGAATACGAGGAATCCGGTTGGTACGACGGCCAGGTGTGGGAAAAACCCCTGGCCTGGCGTGAGCGGGATCTGCTCATGGCACGCCATGAAGTGCGGCCGATCCTGGGGCGGTTGGCCCGCTCGATGGCCTGGACCACGGGGTTGCTGCTGGTGGGAGCGAGTCTCTGCCAGGCTCTTTGA
- the carB gene encoding carbamoyl-phosphate synthase large subunit, with translation MPRRSDLRRILLLGSGPIVIGQACEFDYSGTQACKALRADGFEVVLVNSNPASIMTDPDMADRTYVEPLTPEVVTRVIEQERPDALLPTMGGQTALNLAVALSENGTLERYGVELIGADLQAIQKAEDRQLFKQAMERIGVKVCPSGIASSLEEAEAVGAAIGSFPRIIRPAFTLGGSGGGIAYNPEDYAAICKSGLDASPVSQILIEQSLLGWKEFELEVMRDLADNVVIVCSIENLDPMGVHTGDSITVAPAQTLTDREYQRLRDQAIAIIREIGVATGGSNIQFAINPDDGDVVVIEMNPRVSRSSALASKATGFPIAKIAARLAVGYTLDEILNDITGKTPACFEPTIDYVVTKIPRFAFEKFKGSPAILTTAMKSVGEAMAIGRCFEESFQKALRSLETGLSGWGCDREEPEWSKTDLERALRTPSPDRILAVRAAMVAGRSDSEIHELSRIDPWFLAKLRQLIAAEQRLLQGQRLEQLSAEALLELKQLGYSDRQIAFAVGSEELAVRSQRDRLGVRPLFKTVDTCAAEFASTTPYHYSTYERPVQRLNADGHLETLAPESEVQPEERAKVMILGGGPNRIGQGIEFDYCCCHASFAAQERGFATVMVNSNPETVSTDYDTSDRLYFEPLTLEDVLNVIETERPEGVIVQFGGQTPLKLALPLLRWLATEQGLKTGTRILGTSPESIDRAEDREQFEAILRQLEIRQPRNGLARSEAEAREVAAAVGYPVVVRPSYVLGGRAMEVVFDQQELDRYMAEAVQVEPDHPVLIDQYLENATEVDVDALCDASGTVVIGGLMEHIEPAGIHSGDSACCLPAVSLGAEALATIRRWSEALALALKVQGLINLQFAVQRDASGREVVYIIEANPRASRTVPFVAKATGQPLARIATRLMTGESLEQVGLLSEPVPPLQAVKEAVLPFRRFPGADSLLGPEMRSTGEVMGSAADFGMAYAKAELGAGDGLPTSGTVFLSTHDRDKPALVPIAARLIDLGFQINATAGTSTVLADAGIAVTPVLKVHEGRPNIEDLIRSGSVQLVINTPIGRQAAHDDRYIRRAALDYNVPTVTTLAAARAAVEGIDALQHQQLEIHALQDVHASTTAR, from the coding sequence ATGCCACGGCGGTCTGATCTGCGTCGCATTCTGCTCCTGGGATCCGGCCCGATTGTGATCGGACAGGCCTGCGAGTTTGATTACTCCGGAACGCAGGCCTGCAAAGCGCTCCGCGCCGATGGTTTCGAGGTGGTGTTGGTGAATTCCAACCCCGCCTCGATCATGACCGATCCGGACATGGCCGATCGCACCTACGTGGAGCCGCTCACCCCTGAGGTGGTGACCCGGGTGATCGAACAGGAACGCCCCGACGCCCTGCTGCCCACCATGGGTGGACAAACCGCCCTCAATCTCGCCGTTGCTCTGTCGGAGAACGGCACGCTGGAGCGCTACGGCGTGGAGCTGATCGGGGCCGATCTCCAGGCGATTCAGAAAGCGGAAGACCGCCAGCTGTTCAAACAGGCGATGGAGCGCATCGGCGTGAAGGTCTGCCCTTCGGGCATCGCCTCCAGCCTGGAGGAAGCGGAAGCGGTGGGTGCCGCCATCGGCAGCTTTCCCCGGATCATTCGCCCCGCCTTCACTCTCGGCGGCAGCGGTGGCGGCATCGCGTACAACCCGGAGGACTATGCCGCCATCTGCAAAAGCGGCCTGGATGCCAGCCCCGTCTCCCAGATTCTGATCGAGCAGTCATTGCTGGGCTGGAAGGAGTTCGAGCTGGAGGTGATGCGCGATCTGGCCGACAACGTCGTGATCGTGTGCAGCATCGAAAACCTCGATCCGATGGGGGTGCATACCGGCGATTCGATCACCGTGGCGCCGGCCCAGACCCTCACCGATCGGGAATATCAACGCCTGCGCGATCAAGCGATCGCCATCATTCGTGAAATCGGCGTGGCCACCGGCGGCAGCAACATCCAGTTCGCCATCAATCCCGACGACGGCGATGTGGTGGTGATCGAGATGAACCCCCGCGTCAGTCGGTCCTCCGCCCTCGCGAGCAAGGCCACCGGATTCCCGATCGCCAAGATCGCCGCCCGGCTGGCGGTGGGCTACACCCTCGATGAAATCCTCAACGACATCACCGGCAAGACACCCGCCTGTTTCGAGCCCACGATCGATTACGTCGTCACCAAGATTCCCCGCTTCGCGTTCGAAAAATTCAAGGGATCACCGGCGATTCTCACCACAGCGATGAAATCGGTGGGCGAGGCGATGGCGATCGGGCGCTGCTTCGAGGAATCCTTCCAGAAGGCGCTGCGTTCCCTGGAAACGGGTCTCTCCGGCTGGGGATGTGATCGCGAAGAGCCCGAATGGAGCAAAACCGATCTGGAACGGGCCCTGCGCACCCCATCACCCGATCGAATCCTGGCGGTGCGGGCGGCGATGGTGGCCGGTCGCAGCGATAGCGAGATCCATGAGCTGAGCCGCATCGACCCCTGGTTCCTAGCCAAACTGCGCCAGCTGATCGCGGCGGAGCAACGGCTGCTGCAGGGGCAACGGCTGGAGCAACTCTCGGCGGAGGCGTTGCTCGAACTCAAGCAGCTGGGCTACTCCGATCGGCAGATCGCCTTCGCCGTGGGTTCTGAGGAGCTGGCGGTACGCAGTCAGCGTGACCGCCTCGGGGTGCGGCCGTTGTTCAAAACCGTGGACACCTGCGCGGCTGAATTCGCCTCCACCACGCCTTATCACTACTCCACCTACGAACGACCGGTGCAGCGCCTCAATGCCGACGGTCACCTGGAGACCCTGGCGCCAGAGAGCGAAGTGCAGCCTGAGGAGCGCGCCAAGGTGATGATCCTCGGGGGTGGCCCCAATCGCATCGGCCAGGGCATCGAATTCGACTACTGCTGCTGTCACGCCTCCTTTGCCGCCCAGGAGCGCGGCTTCGCCACGGTGATGGTGAACAGCAATCCAGAAACGGTGTCGACCGATTACGACACCAGCGATCGGCTCTATTTCGAGCCGCTCACCCTCGAAGACGTGCTCAACGTGATTGAAACGGAACGACCGGAGGGGGTGATCGTGCAGTTCGGTGGCCAGACCCCGCTGAAACTCGCCCTGCCCCTGCTGCGCTGGTTGGCGACTGAGCAAGGCCTCAAAACCGGCACCCGTATCCTCGGCACCTCACCGGAATCGATCGATCGCGCCGAAGACCGGGAGCAATTCGAGGCGATCCTGCGGCAGCTGGAGATTCGTCAACCGCGCAACGGACTGGCCCGCAGCGAAGCCGAGGCCCGGGAGGTGGCGGCAGCTGTGGGGTACCCGGTGGTGGTGCGTCCCTCCTATGTGCTCGGCGGCCGGGCGATGGAAGTGGTGTTCGATCAACAGGAGCTGGATCGCTACATGGCCGAAGCGGTGCAGGTGGAACCGGATCACCCGGTGCTGATCGATCAATACCTGGAGAACGCCACGGAAGTGGATGTGGATGCCCTCTGCGACGCCTCCGGCACAGTGGTGATCGGTGGCTTGATGGAACACATCGAACCGGCGGGGATCCACTCCGGCGATTCCGCCTGCTGCCTGCCTGCCGTGTCACTGGGGGCGGAGGCCCTGGCCACGATCCGCCGCTGGAGCGAAGCCCTGGCTCTGGCCCTGAAGGTGCAGGGGTTGATCAATCTGCAGTTCGCCGTCCAGCGCGATGCCAGCGGCAGGGAGGTGGTTTACATCATCGAAGCCAATCCCCGCGCCTCCCGCACCGTCCCCTTTGTGGCCAAGGCCACCGGTCAACCATTGGCGCGGATCGCCACCCGCCTGATGACCGGCGAAAGCCTCGAACAAGTGGGCCTGCTCAGCGAACCGGTGCCCCCCCTTCAGGCGGTGAAGGAGGCGGTGCTGCCCTTCCGCCGGTTCCCGGGAGCGGATTCGCTGCTGGGTCCAGAGATGCGATCCACCGGTGAGGTGATGGGCTCCGCCGCCGATTTCGGCATGGCCTACGCCAAAGCCGAACTAGGAGCCGGTGACGGACTGCCCACCAGTGGCACCGTGTTCCTCTCCACCCACGACCGCGACAAACCGGCCCTGGTGCCGATTGCCGCCCGGCTGATCGACCTCGGCTTCCAGATCAACGCCACCGCCGGCACCTCCACGGTGTTGGCGGATGCGGGGATCGCGGTGACGCCCGTGCTCAAGGTGCATGAGGGCCGGCCCAACATCGAGGATCTGATCCGCTCCGGCAGCGTGCAACTGGTGATCAACACTCCCATCGGACGCCAGGCCGCCCACGATGATCGCTACATCCGCCGTGCCGCTCTGGACTACAACGTGCCGACGGTGACCACCCTCGCCGCCGCCCGCGCTGCAGTGGAGGGCATCGATGCCCTGCAACATCAACAACTGGAGATCCATGCGCTCCAGGATGTGCACGCCTCAACGACGGCTCGTTAG
- a CDS encoding DUF3318 domain-containing protein, which produces MSELQRLKGLLPPEMQSWVFVEAAAAVDPPLITLEEIGRDEVEIQVDLEPWDNLALDHRNLLFWHEVGRIQNDTIPRDGWEMAALAIGLGGAIGELWVQDGLLLVMALGLSGFAGYRLYLKNNAEKRLRDAIAADERAIDLACRFGYSVPNAYKSLGGALKDLIEQTRKKKKRGFYEDRLEALRKSAGKARAEMAQQQGSRQSVTSENVYG; this is translated from the coding sequence ATGAGCGAGCTCCAGCGCCTGAAGGGGCTGCTGCCACCGGAGATGCAGAGCTGGGTGTTCGTGGAGGCGGCGGCTGCTGTTGATCCGCCCCTGATCACCCTGGAGGAGATCGGCCGCGATGAGGTGGAGATTCAGGTGGATCTCGAGCCCTGGGACAACCTCGCGCTCGACCACCGCAACCTGCTCTTCTGGCATGAGGTGGGTCGGATCCAGAACGACACGATTCCGCGCGACGGTTGGGAGATGGCGGCCCTGGCTATCGGCCTCGGTGGCGCCATCGGGGAGCTCTGGGTGCAGGATGGCTTGTTGCTGGTGATGGCCCTGGGGTTGTCTGGTTTTGCCGGTTATCGCCTCTATCTCAAGAACAACGCCGAGAAACGGCTGCGGGATGCGATTGCCGCCGATGAGCGGGCGATCGACCTGGCTTGCCGCTTCGGCTACAGCGTTCCCAATGCCTACAAAAGTCTGGGTGGTGCGCTGAAGGATCTGATCGAGCAGACGCGTAAGAAGAAGAAGCGGGGCTTCTACGAAGATCGTCTGGAAGCTCTACGCAAGAGTGCAGGCAAGGCCCGGGCTGAAATGGCCCAACAGCAAGGATCCCGTCAGTCCGTGACCAGCGAGAACGTTTATGGCTGA